A region of Solanum dulcamara chromosome 7, daSolDulc1.2, whole genome shotgun sequence DNA encodes the following proteins:
- the LOC129894550 gene encoding AP2/ERF and B3 domain-containing transcription factor At1g51120-like: protein MEDETNLISSTTTYLTVGDCDSSSSNHLLPKKRNSHAREGKNCISGSRFKGVVGQQNGHWGAQIYANHQRIWLGTFKTETEAAMAYDSAAIRLLGQDHSHRNLSWTNSTILEPNFQTQFSTEDILRMIKEGSYASKFDEFLKEKFEDHFQSLKTLQTVTEGNAEFLCKQLFQKELTPSDVGKLNRLVIPKKYATKYFPQIQDEEMICYDTSKRLWKFRYCYWKSSQSFVFTKGWNKFVKDKSLRAKDTIVFNLCEFKNGTKENCNAFVIDVVKNIEGLPMDLALNHHQQEETIDDHEAETQEFTRAQSFNHDVDALVPVWLFGKQIGWIETKKGN, encoded by the exons ATGGAAGACGAAACTAACTTGATATCAAGCACGACAACATACCTAACAGTTGGTGATTGTGATTCAAGCTCGAGCAATCATCTATTGCCCAAAAAAAGAAACAGTCATGCACGTGAGGGAAAAAATTGTATTTCTGGTTCGAGATTCAAAGGTGTTGTGGGTCAACAAAATGGTCATTGGGGAGCTCAAATATATGCAAATCATCAAAGAATTtggcttggtactttcaaaacTGAAACAGAAGCAGCAATGGCTTATGATAGTGCTGCCATTAGACTTCTTGGCCAAGATCATTCACATAGAAATTTGTCTTGGACAAATTCCACAATTCTAGAACCAAATTTTCAGACACAATTTTCAACTGAAGATATTCTCAGAATGATCAAAGAAGGTTCTTATGCTTCAAAGTTTGATGAGTTTTTGAAAGAGAAGTTTGAagatcattttcaatctttgaAAACCTTACAAACAGTGACAGAG GGTAATGCTGAATTCTTATGCAAGCaactttttcaaaaagagttaACTCCAAGTGATGTTGGAAAGCTTAATAGGCTTGTGATTCCAAAGAAATATGCAACAAAGTATTTCCCTCAAATCCAAGATGAGGAGATGATATGTTATGATACCTCAAAGAGATTATGGAAATTTAGGTATTGTTATTGGAAAAGTAGTCAAAGTTTTGTTTTCACAAAAGGTTGGAATAAGTTTGTGAAAGATAAAAGTCTGAGAGCAAAAGATACAATTGTTTTCAACCTGTGTGAATTCAAGAATGGAACAAAAGAGAATTGCAACGCCTTTGTGATTGATGTGGTGAAGAATATTGAAGGTTTACCAATGGATTTAGCACTCAATCATCATCAACAAGAAGAAACTATTGATGATCATGAAGCGGAGACACAAGAATTCACGAGGGCACAATCATTTAATCATGATGTTGATGCTTTGGTACCAGTTTGGCTTTTTGGGAAGCAAATAGGTTGGATTGAGACAAAAAAAGGCAATTAA